The Microlunatus soli genome contains the following window.
GGCTCGTCGAGGAGCTGCCGGAGGAGCTGCTCGTCGTGCTCGGAGAGCCCGCTGACGAAGCGGGTCAGGACGGCATCGCGATCGGTCATGTCGTCCAGCACCGCGTTCAGCCGACGCGCGGCGAGCCCGGCCTGGTCCGACACCGGGGCGTAGCGAAAGGCCCGGCCGTCCCGTTCGCGGGTCAGGACGTTCTTCTCGTACAACCGGGTGAGGATGGTGACGACTGTGCTGTAGGACAGGGCATCCTGGTCGCGGACGGCGAGCTGATCACGGACCTCACTGGCCTTCAGTGGACGGTCGGCATCCAGCAGCAGCTTGGTGACCACCGCCTCGAGAGTGCCGTGTGCACGGCGCGCCGACTCTCGGCCGGAGTGCCGTTCGCCCAGTGGACCCACGTGTTCCTCCGTTCGCTGCCGCTCTGGTCGCCGATGCGGAAGCCCGATTTTACGTCAGCGCGATTCGAGTCGTTCTAAGCATCTACACAGTTGTAGAAGTTAGCTTCGCTGCATGACAACAGCGACGACTACCGCATCACGCCCGCGCTTCGCCGGCGGCCGCCTGCTCAACAAAGTCCCCGAGGTCACCATCTGGTTCTGGGTGATCAAAATCCTTTGTACGACGGTCGGCGAGAGCTTCGCCGACTGGATCAACATGACGCTCGGCGTCGGCCTGAACAACACCGCGCTGATCTTCACCGGTGTGCTGATCGCCGTGCTGGCGATCCAGCTGACCCGCCGGCGCTACGTACCGTTCCCGTACTGGCTGACCGTGGTGGTCGTGTCGGTGACGGGCACGCTCTACACCGACATCCTGACCGATGAGCTGAACGTCCCGCTCTGGCTGTCCTCCTCGGTGTTCGCCGTCCTGCTGGTGGTCGTGTTCGGGATCTGGTGGAAGCGGGAGCACACCCTGTCGATCCATTCAATCATCTCGCTGCCGCGGGAGAGTTTCTACTGGCTGACTGTGCTGGTCACGTTCGCCCTCGGCACGGCGACCGGCGACTGGTCGCTGGAGCTGACCGGCTGGTCGCCCGGCATCGCGGCCCTGTTGCCGCTCGGGCTGATCATCGCCATCACCCTGTTGTGGCGGTTCGGTGCCAACCCGGTGCTGTCGTTCTGGCTGGCCTACATCCTGACCCGCCCACTGGGTGCGAACATCGGCGACTTCCTCGCCTCTCCGACGACCCCTGCCGGCCCCGGCGAACCGGTCGGCCTCGGGCTCGGCACCTTCACCACCAGTCTGATCTTCCTCGGCCTCATCCTGGCCACGGTCATCTACCTGACCATCTCACGCGCCGACGTTTCCGAGGTCGTCGACCTGACCCACGAACCGGCTGTCACCACCGATCGGCGTCGGCAACGGATCGGGCTGATCGGGTTTGTGGTGCTGGCGGTGCTGACTGCGGTGATCATGACCGCAGCACACCTGACACCGCACCAGAACGCGGCCGCCGCCGATGACGGTGCGGCGACCGGACCGGTCAAGCAGTTGAAGCCGGCTCAGGCGATTGCCCACTTCCCGAAGCCGACGATCGCCAAATACGTAGCGTTGGCCAAGACCGCACGGACACAGGACCAGGCCGGCAAGGCCGCCGCGTCGCACGCCACGGTACAGAAGATGCGCGATACCTGGGATGCCGATCAGCCGACTCTGCAACCCAAGGACGACACCGCCTGGACCTTCCTCGACCGTGAGATGGACAGCGTGTTGAAGGTGTACGCAATCGACCACCCAGGTGTGAAGGCAGCCGCGCCGGCCGCCCAGGAGAAGGAACTCGGTGTGCTTCTCCACGATCTCGGCGCCTGACGTCAGGACTTCCTCGGCCGCTCCCTGCTCGATCCTCATGGTGGGGGCCGAGGCCGTCCGTCGCAGCACCAGAACGGCCGATCAAGATCGCTCACCTGAACGGCCGATCAAGATCTCTGGACAGAACGGCTGACCAAGATCCCTGAGCCTGTCGAAGGGCGGTCGAACATACGGTCCTTCGAGAGGCTCAGGACCCTTGTGACGGTGTTGTCGCAGATCGTCACGACATCGCCGTACCCGTTGCATCAACCCTGCCGCTCCAGCCGCTCACTCCGAGCGTCAGAGCGCGACCGGCGAGGACCATCGCGGCGATCCTGATGATCTTGTGCCCGTCGTACTCCTGGAGTTCGGGTTCACCGATCCTCACAGCATCGACGGCGGATCGGGTACGCGCGCCCGTGTTCCGTCACCCGGGTGAACCCGTACGACCTCGGTCGTACGGCGGTGTGGCCCGCAGATCGATGTGCTGCCGCCCGGCGCCCGGCGAGACTGGTGCACACACAGTGAGCAACACGTCGGGAGGCGGAGAGATGACGATTCTGGCCGGTGAAGTCAAGGGGCGCGTCGAGGAACGGCCGGCGCCGTCAGTCACCTACTGGCTGACCGCCAGCCCGTGGCACGGCCAGGCACCGGTCGATGATCTCTACCGCGAATATCTGGACTGGTCGGCCGGAGCCGCCGTGCCGTTCGACCGGTTCCTGCACGACGTCGGCGTGTGTGGCCCCGAGTTGATCTTGGCCGACGGGATGTTCTTGTTCTCCCGCCCCTGAAGCGAACGGGGCTCCCGCGATGACAGGTTCGGCGCTACCGTGGGCTCTGGTCGGATCCGCTCGTATCCCCCGATAACGAGTTCGCGGTCCGACTCTCGGGGTGGGTAGACGTGGCTGGGCGCGTTCCCCCGAGCGGCCCAGCCACGTTCCCCTCTGCCGGGCGCGACGTGCGACGTTCCGCGGCCCGTCGATGGGAACGGCGGCGGACCCAGACCCAGGCCAGATTGCCGGCGACCAGCATCACCACCGCGGCGATCAACACCGCAGGGCTGGGTGCTCCGAGCATCTTGATGCCCGAGCAGACCAACAGCACCGCCAGCGCCCGGCGGATGATGCCGCCCGGTGCTCGGGAGGAGATCTGGGCGCCGATGAACGCGCCGGGAATGGCGCCGATCAGCAGCGAGATGGCGATCCCGAAGTCGGCGTCGCCGTTGATCGCGTGCGCGGTGGCCGCGGCAGCCACCAGCGGTACGGCCTGGACCAGATCTGTGCCGACCAATTGCGAGGCCTTCAACGCCGGGAACATCAACAGCAGCGCGACGACGATGATCGAACCGGACCCGACCGAGGTCAGTCCGACGAACAGCCCGGCCACCGCACCGAGGATGACGATCGGCACCGGGCGGATCACGATCGGCGGCGCCGCGCCACCGACCGGACGTCCCTCGCCGAGGGCGGATTCGTTGATCACCAACTGTCGCCAGGCCCGGTAGATCAGGCCGGCCGCCGCGACCAGCAGCGCGATGCCCAGGGCCGTCGACAGCACCGCGTCGGTCCTGGTGCCGAGATGCAATGCCTTCAGGGCGAACACCCCACCGAACGCCGCCGGCACCGACCCGACGCACAACCACAGCACCAACCTGAGGTTCACCGTCCGCCGACGCAGATGGACGATCGCGCCGGCCGGCTTCATGAACAGACTGGTGACCAGATCGCTGGCGATCGCCACCAGCGGATCGATCTTGAACAGAAAGACCAGCATCGGCGTCATCAGGGCGCCGCCGCCCATCCCGGTCAGGCCGACGATGACGCCGACACCGAGACCGCCGAGCAGCAGCCCGGGATCGAAAAAGCCCACCAGTGCTTCGTCCCCCATGTCTGATGTCGCCGTGCCGCCCAGCTTCGGCCGGATGCCCCTGTCGACACCCATTTCCGGGGAGCTTACTCGGGTTGGTCGGGATAGTCGGCCCGTTCGAACACAGAACGAGACGACACAGCGCTGTGCCTCCGGCCGAGCCGGGGGAGCGCCGATAGGCTGAGTCGGTGCTCACACCGCGTGCTCGGCTCCTGGTCGGCGGCCTCACCGGCCTGATCGGACTGGTAGCCATGGTCCGACTGGTCGGTGCCGGATTTCCCGGCAGCATGCTGTTCGCCGAGATCTTCGTCGCGTTGGCGATGGTGCCCTGGGTCGTCTACAGCGCCGTCCGGGCCCACCACGGCGACCTCGATGTCAGAACGGTGCTTCCGGTCGCCGTGATCGCGGCCGCAGGATTCCTGCTGGTGTGGTGGGCGACCATCGGCCCGGTGCTGGCGTTAGGGTGCTCGCTGGCGGCGTTCGTGATCATCTGGCTGCACGACCTGCCACCGAAGAAGCCCAAGGCCGAACGCCTGGTCAAGATCGACGAGCTCACCGACTCCCACCGATAGAGGTAGATCCGGCATGGCAGTACTGGACAGTTTTTCGTTGCAGGGCAAGGTTTCCGTGGTCACCGGCGCGGCTCGCGGGATCGGTCGCGCGCTGGCGTTGGCGCTGGCCGAAGCCGGCAGTGACGTCGCCGTGCTGGTCCGCAATCCGGCGGCGGTGAAGGACCTGCTGAGCGAGATCGAACAACACGGAGTACGGGCCGCAGCGGTCAGCGCCGACGTCACCCACCCGGCCCAGGTCGAGTCGGCAGTCGCCGAGATCTACCAACAGCTCGGCACCGTCGACGTCTTGATCAACAACGCCGGCACCTGTGTGCACCGGCCGGCGCTGGAGGTCAGCGCCGAGGAGTGGAACACCGTGATGGACGTCAACGTCAACGGCGTCTGGCACTGCGCGCAGGCCTTCGGCCGCCGGATGGTGCAGCAGGGCCATGGCAACATCATCAACATCGGGTCGATCTCGGCGCTGATCGTCAACCGACCCCAATGGCAGCCCGGCTACAACGCCTCCAAGGCCGCCGTCCACCAGCTCACCAAATCACTGGCCGCGGAGTGGGCGCCGCACGGCGTTCGGGTGAACGCCCTCGCCCCGGGCTATGTGAAGACCGAGATGGCCCCCGCCGACGACCCGAAGTTCAAGCCGTACTGGATCGACGACGCGCCGATGCAGCGCGCCGCCGCGCCCGAGGAGCTCGGCCCGACCGTCGTCTACCTCGCCTCCGACGCCTCCAGCTTCATGACCGGCTCAGTACTGGTATTCGACGGCGGCTACACGATTTATTAGCAGGGGGACGACCCTCCTGACCCCCGAGGTGGTCGGGTCCGTGCCTTTGCTCAGTGTGCCGACCCTTCCCAGCCGTCGCCGCAGGGGCCGCCGCCGGTGGCTTCGTCGATGGTGAGTTCGGTGCCGTCGGGAGAGATCAACGGCATGTAGAACCGGGACACCTCCTGGCTGGCCTGCGGTACGTAGTGGAAGATCAGCGAACGGCGGTAGCGGTCGGTCGTCGTGTTCGGTAGCGACCCGTGTACCGCACTGCCGTGGAAGAACAGCACATCACCCGGCTGCATCTCGGTCTGCACCGCGGTCATCCCCTCCGGAGGCCGGACCAGCCCGGTGGTGAAGGACTGTTCGGCGTCGGCGACCTCGGGGCAGACCACGTCCATCGTGTGACTGCCCGGCACCACCGACAGTCCGCCGTTGGCCGCATCGCACCGGTCGATCGCTACCCAGGCAGCAATGCAGGTCTCCGGATGGGCCTTGAGGAAGTAGTTGTCCTGATGCATCGCCTGACCGCGGGCGGTCGGCGGCTTGAAGTAGAACATCGACTGAGCGCCGTAGGCCGGGCCGACCAGGGTGCTGACGATGTCCAGGATGCGCGGATCGGTCAGCAGCCGACGGGCGATCGCACCGGCGGCGAGATCGGGCCGGCGATGTGGCTGCATCTGCCGCGGATACCGGGACAGCACGTTGTCGTCGGCGACCTCGTTGACATTGCCGAGCGCTCCCGGATCGGAGTGCACCTGATCCATGAAGGCGGTCCGGATCTGGTCGATGTCGTCACCGGTCAACACCTGGTTGACCTGGACAACGCCGTCGGCGTCATAGCGCCGACGCAACTCGTCCGGACCGATCACGCCCGCGGCAAGATCGGAACGGGTGGCGGTCAGCAGTGTCCTGGTCTCGGCAGCCAGTTCGGCGTGCGATGTGGTCATGGCACGATCCTGCCCCAGGTGCCCCCGAGTCTGAAGGATTGATCCGGTCGGCAGCATGGATAATCCTGTCATGGCCAAGCAGACCGACGCGGTCTCGGTCGCCCGCCGCACCGCCCGGGTGCTGACCGGCAGGCTGGACGGCGACGACACCTACCGCACCGTCCGGCTGCGCGGCACCACCGATTGGCTGCTGCTGGCAACCGTCGCCGGCGGCGGCCGGTTGCGGGTCACCGGCCAGCGTGACATCCGGACCGGCCCGGACCAGATCACCGTCGTCGAACCGTACGTGCCGCACGACTACGGGACCGATCCCGCTGCCGGCCGCTGGACCTTGCGCTGGGCCCATCTGGAACCACGCCCGGACTGGCTGCCGCTGCTGGACTGGCCGTCGGTCGCACCCGGCATCCGGCAGTTGCCGATCGAGCACGCGGTCCGGGATCGGGTGGTCGCCAATCTCGACCGGGCCACCGTCGCAGCCCGCAGCGGTCTGCCGCAGAGTCCTCAGTTCGCGATGAACGCGGTGGAGGAGGTGCTGCTCTGGTGCGACACCCAGAACCCGCGCCGGCCCGTTCTCGATCCGCGACTGCTGGCCGTCCTGGAGTACGCCGGTGATCATCTTGATCGACCGCACACCGTCGCATCACTGGCCCGGATCGGCGGTCTGTCGGCAACCCGGCTGGCACACCTGGCCGGCGATCAACTCGGCACCAGCCTGATGGCTCACATCCAACGGCAGCGGATGGATCTGGCCCGCCAGTTGTTGATCATGACCGACCTGCCGATCGCCGAGGTCGCCGGCCGGGTCGGCTACGACGACCCGTTGTACTTCTCCCGGCGGTTCCGGATCGCGACGTCCACCTCACCGAGCGCGTTCCGCTCGGCGAGTCGGTGATCACGACAGGGTCGGCCGAAACGATCAGGTCGACAGGGTTTGGGCGAGGGCAGCGGCGCCGAGGATGCCGGCGTTGTCCAGTATCGCCGGTCGGACCTCGAGGTTCTGTACGTAGGACAGGGTGGCGAAGTCACGCAGGTGCTGGCGCAACGGGGTGAAGATCACCTCGCCGGCCTTGGCGACACCACCGCCGAGGACGAAGGTCTCGACGTCCAACAACGTTGCGGTGGCAGCGATCCCGGCGGCCAACGCACGCATCCCGCGGTCGATCACCTCGATCGCGATCGGGTCGCCGGCCCGCGCGTCGGCGGTCAGTGCCTCGGCGTCGTCGCCACCGGTCCAGCCGGCCTGCTGGGCCTGGACGACCATCGCCGGCCCGCGGGCGTAGGACTCGACACAACCGTGGCCGCCGCAGACACAGAGCGGCCCGAACGCGTTCACACTGATGTGGCCGAGCAACACCGCATTGCCGGTCGTCCCGGCGTACAACTGATCGTTGATCACCGCACCGGCGCCGACACCGGTCGACAGCACCATCCCGACCATCGAATGCACATCGGCGCCCGCACCCAGCCAATGCTCGCCCAATGCCATGCAGTGCCCGTCGCCGGCCAGACCGACCAGGGGATCGGCGCCGGTCTCCTCGGCCACCACCCGGCGGACCTGTTCGACAACCGGGAACTCGCGCCAGGCAGCGATGTTCACCGGCGAGATCCATCCGGCCGGACCGTCGATCGGGCCGGCCGATCCGATTCCGACCCGCTGCCGGCCACTCAGCCCGGCCTCACCGATGATCTTGCCGATCACCTCGGCCGCCGGGGCGAAGGTCGCCGCGGCGTCGGCGTCCTTCGGGGTCGGTGCCCGCAGTTGGTGGGTGATCGTCCCGTCCGGCTGGACCACCGCTACGGCGATCTTGGTCCCGCCGATGTCGATCGCCAGCACCGGATCGGCCACCTCTGCCATCTCACTCCACCCATCGCCGACGTCCATCGTTGCGGGACAGGAGCTTAACGGTGATCCGCGGTCAGCGGATCTTGTGCCGGACGCGCTGCACCGTCTCCTTGATCTTGCGTTGGTTCTCGGGCTTACGCAGCTCACGCTGCGCGACCTGCACCACCTTGGCGACGATCGCGCCCTTGGCCAGTCCTTTGACGAATCCCATTCCCATGGCTCCAACGATAGGTGGCCGGAGTCGCGGAGTCGGCGGACCAGGGGGTCGACCAGGGATGACTGGGGGCCGTTCCGGGGAGGTAGGCTGGGCGGCTGTGGCTACCGACTTCTCTGCTCTGTGGACCGAGCTCGACCGTGCCCTGACCTCCATCGAGTCCGTCACGGATCCGGAGGCCAAGCAGGCCGAGATCGCCGAGCTGGAGAAGGAAGTCGCCCGCCCCGACCTGTGGGACGACCAGGAGAACGCACAGCGGGTCACCTCCCGGCTGTCCTCGCTGCAGGGCGACGTGGAGCGGGTCAGCAAGCTCCGTTCCCGGCTGGACGACGTCCAGGTGCTCGTCGAACTCGCCGAGTCCGAGGGTGACGCCGACAGCCTGGCCGAGGCGGAGACCGAATTCGCCAACCTGCGCAAGGCCATCGACTCCCTCGAGGTCCGGACCCTGCTGAGCGGCGAGTACGACCAGCGCGACGCCCTGGTGACGATTCGTTCCGAGGCCGGTGGCGTCGATGCCGCCGACTTCGCCGCGATGCTGCTGCGGATGTATCTGCGTTGGGCCGAGCGGCATCACTACGGTGCCGAGGTCTACGACACCTCCTACGCCGAGGAAGCGGGCATCAAATCGGCCACCTTCACCGTCAAGGCGCCGTACGCCTACGGCACCCTGTCGGTGGAGCAGGGCACCCACCGGCTGGTCCGGATCTCCCCGTTCGACAACCAGGGCCGGCGGCAGACCTCGTTCGCCGGGGTCGAGGTGCTACCGGTCACCGAACAGGCCGACCATATCGACATCCCCGAGGCTGACATCCGGATCGACGTCTTCCGGTCCTCCGGCCCGGGCGGACAGAGCGTCAACACCACCGACTCCGCGGTCCGGATCACCCACCTGCCGACCGGCATCGTCGTGTCCTGTCAGAACGAGAAGTCCCAGCTGCAGAACAAGGCCGCAGCGCTGCAGGTGCTGCAGTCCCGGCTGCTGGAACGGGCCCGCAAGGAGCGCGAGGCCGAGCTGAACGCGCTGAAGGGCGACGGCGGCAACAGCTGGGGAGCGCAGATGCGGTCCTACGTGCTGCACCCGTACCAGATGGTCAAGGACCTGCGGACCAACTACGAGACCTCCAACCCCGACGCCGTGTTCGACGGCGAGATCGACGACTTCCTGGACGCCGGCGTCCGGTGGCGCCGTACCGAAGAGGCAGCCGTCTAACCGAGAAGGAGCCAGATGCCCAAGCCACCGATCCCCGCCGAGATCGAGAAGTTCCTCGCCCAGCCGAACCCGGCGATCATCGCCACCGTCCGCCCGGACGGGCAGCCGGTGACCGTCGCCACCTGGTACGGCTATGAAGGGGGCCGGATCCTGGTCAACATGGACGCCGGCCGCAAGCGACTGGAGTATCTGCGCAACGATCCCCGGGTCTCACTGACGGTGCTGGCCGACAGCTGGTACGAACACGTCAGCCTGCAGGGCCGGGTGGTCGAGATCGTCGATGACACCGAGCTGGCCGGCATCGACCGACTCAGCCGCGCCTACAGCGGCAACCCGTACCCGAATCGGGACCGGCCGCGGGTCGACGCCTGGATCGAGATCGACCGCTGGCACGGCTGGGGAGAGTTCGCCACCAGCTGACGGCTGCGAGAGAGGGTCATTTCCGGCGCGCCCGCCGCAATATGTGGATAACGATCAGGTCTCGCCTACACTCGTTGCGGCCGGTCCCGCCTGCGAACTCGTGACTGCACGATTCTCGGGGCGGGCACACCTCCTAGCTGAGAAGCATTGTGATTCGATTCGAGAACGTGACCAAGGTCTACGAGGGGCAGCGGCGCGCTGCCCTGGGCGACGTGAACGTCGAGATCGACAAGGGAGAGTTCGTCTTCCTGGTCGGTACGTCGGGATCGGGCAAGTCGACCTTCCTGCGACTGATCCTGCGTGAGCTGCGGGCATCCCAGGGCAACGTGTACGTGGCCGGCCGTGACCTGTCCAAGATGCACAGCTGGAAGGTCCCCGGGATGCGGCGCCAGATCGGCACCGTCTTCCAGGACTTCCGATTGCTGCCGAACAAGACCGTGCACGAGAACGTCGCGTTCGCGCTGCAGGTGATCGGCAAGTCCAAGACCACCATCAACCGGGTGGTCCCCGAGGTGCTGGACCTGGTCGGTCTGGACGGCAAGGAGGACCGCCGTCCCGATGAGCTCTCCGGCGGCGAGCAGCAGCGGGTGGCGATCGCTCGAGCCTTCGTGAACCGGCCGATGATCCTGATCGCCGACGAGCCGACCGGAAACCTGGACCCCGCCACCAGCGTGGGCATCATGAAGCTGCTGGACCGGATCAACCGGGCCGACACCACGGTGCTGATGGCCACCCACGACCAGACCATCGTCGATCAGATGCGCAAGCGGGTCATCGAGTTGGACGACGGACTCGTCGTCCGCGACCAGTCCCGTGGCGTCTACGGCTACCAGACGTGACTATCAGAGCAGGGGGGACGACCCCCCTGACCCCCCGGGCCGGTCGGGCTGGTCGGGTTCGGATGGCCGGGTCGGACCGATCGGGTCACGTCGGATCGGGCGTGATCTGTGGAGCGGCTCGGCGTCGGGTGGCTGCGCCGGGCACTTCCCCTAGAACGAACAGGAACCTGTAGGACATATGCGACTCCGACACATCTTCGCCGAGGCCGGCGCGGGACTGCGCCGCAACCTGACGATGACGCTGGCCGTGATCGTCACGATGTGGGTCTCGCTGTCCCTGTTCGGTGCCGGTCTGCTGGCCCAGCAGGAGGTCGAACTGGCCAAGGGCAAGTGGTACGACAAGATCGAGATCACCGTCTTCCTCTGCTCCAAGGCGGTCTCCTCCGGCGACAACTGCACGCCGGGTCAGGACACCACCGAGGCGCAGAAGCAGGTCATCCGGCAGACCCTGGAGTCCAATCCCGAGGTCGCCCAGGGCGGTGTCTACTTCGAGTCCAAGCACGAGGCGTACCAGGAATTCAAGAAGGCCTACGAGGGCAACCCGCTGCAGGGATCGCTGACCGAGGACCAGATGCAGGAGTCCTTCCGGATCAAGCTGAAGAACCCCGAGCAGTACGACGGCGTCGTCTCCTCGGTGCAGGGGCTGCCGGGGGTCCAGGCGATCCAGGACCTGAAACAGATCCTCGACCCGCTCTTCAGCTGGATCAACCTGCTGCAGTGGGGGACCATCATCGCCTCGGCCCTGCTGCTGCTGGCCGCAGCCCTGCAGATCGGCAACACGATCCGGCTGACCGCGTTCGCCCGAAGACGCGAGATCGGCATCATGAGGCTGGTCGGAGCGAGCAACTTCTATATCACGCTGCCGTTCCTGCTGGAATCAGTGATCTCCGCATTGATCGGAGCGGCTCTCTCATGCGCAACATTGGCCGCAGGCGTTTACTTCATCATCATGCGTAAGGCTCAAGTCTCGATCCAGTCTTTAAATTGGA
Protein-coding sequences here:
- a CDS encoding ROK family protein, with the translated sequence MAEVADPVLAIDIGGTKIAVAVVQPDGTITHQLRAPTPKDADAAATFAPAAEVIGKIIGEAGLSGRQRVGIGSAGPIDGPAGWISPVNIAAWREFPVVEQVRRVVAEETGADPLVGLAGDGHCMALGEHWLGAGADVHSMVGMVLSTGVGAGAVINDQLYAGTTGNAVLLGHISVNAFGPLCVCGGHGCVESYARGPAMVVQAQQAGWTGGDDAEALTADARAGDPIAIEVIDRGMRALAAGIAATATLLDVETFVLGGGVAKAGEVIFTPLRQHLRDFATLSYVQNLEVRPAILDNAGILGAAALAQTLST
- the ftsX gene encoding permease-like cell division protein FtsX, with amino-acid sequence MRLRHIFAEAGAGLRRNLTMTLAVIVTMWVSLSLFGAGLLAQQEVELAKGKWYDKIEITVFLCSKAVSSGDNCTPGQDTTEAQKQVIRQTLESNPEVAQGGVYFESKHEAYQEFKKAYEGNPLQGSLTEDQMQESFRIKLKNPEQYDGVVSSVQGLPGVQAIQDLKQILDPLFSWINLLQWGTIIASALLLLAAALQIGNTIRLTAFARRREIGIMRLVGASNFYITLPFLLESVISALIGAALSCATLAAGVYFIIMRKAQVSIQSLNWIGWNQTFLAMGAVGIVGILLAVIPTLVTTRKYLRV
- a CDS encoding BlaI/MecI/CopY family transcriptional regulator, coding for MGPLGERHSGRESARRAHGTLEAVVTKLLLDADRPLKASEVRDQLAVRDQDALSYSTVVTILTRLYEKNVLTRERDGRAFRYAPVSDQAGLAARRLNAVLDDMTDRDAVLTRFVSGLSEHDEQLLRQLLDEPNRPES
- a CDS encoding COG4705 family protein, with translation MTTATTTASRPRFAGGRLLNKVPEVTIWFWVIKILCTTVGESFADWINMTLGVGLNNTALIFTGVLIAVLAIQLTRRRYVPFPYWLTVVVVSVTGTLYTDILTDELNVPLWLSSSVFAVLLVVVFGIWWKREHTLSIHSIISLPRESFYWLTVLVTFALGTATGDWSLELTGWSPGIAALLPLGLIIAITLLWRFGANPVLSFWLAYILTRPLGANIGDFLASPTTPAGPGEPVGLGLGTFTTSLIFLGLILATVIYLTISRADVSEVVDLTHEPAVTTDRRRQRIGLIGFVVLAVLTAVIMTAAHLTPHQNAAAADDGAATGPVKQLKPAQAIAHFPKPTIAKYVALAKTARTQDQAGKAAASHATVQKMRDTWDADQPTLQPKDDTAWTFLDREMDSVLKVYAIDHPGVKAAAPAAQEKELGVLLHDLGA
- the ftsE gene encoding cell division ATP-binding protein FtsE, translated to MIRFENVTKVYEGQRRAALGDVNVEIDKGEFVFLVGTSGSGKSTFLRLILRELRASQGNVYVAGRDLSKMHSWKVPGMRRQIGTVFQDFRLLPNKTVHENVAFALQVIGKSKTTINRVVPEVLDLVGLDGKEDRRPDELSGGEQQRVAIARAFVNRPMILIADEPTGNLDPATSVGIMKLLDRINRADTTVLMATHDQTIVDQMRKRVIELDDGLVVRDQSRGVYGYQT
- a CDS encoding SDR family oxidoreductase → MAVLDSFSLQGKVSVVTGAARGIGRALALALAEAGSDVAVLVRNPAAVKDLLSEIEQHGVRAAAVSADVTHPAQVESAVAEIYQQLGTVDVLINNAGTCVHRPALEVSAEEWNTVMDVNVNGVWHCAQAFGRRMVQQGHGNIINIGSISALIVNRPQWQPGYNASKAAVHQLTKSLAAEWAPHGVRVNALAPGYVKTEMAPADDPKFKPYWIDDAPMQRAAAPEELGPTVVYLASDASSFMTGSVLVFDGGYTIY
- a CDS encoding phytanoyl-CoA dioxygenase family protein, whose product is MTTSHAELAAETRTLLTATRSDLAAGVIGPDELRRRYDADGVVQVNQVLTGDDIDQIRTAFMDQVHSDPGALGNVNEVADDNVLSRYPRQMQPHRRPDLAAGAIARRLLTDPRILDIVSTLVGPAYGAQSMFYFKPPTARGQAMHQDNYFLKAHPETCIAAWVAIDRCDAANGGLSVVPGSHTMDVVCPEVADAEQSFTTGLVRPPEGMTAVQTEMQPGDVLFFHGSAVHGSLPNTTTDRYRRSLIFHYVPQASQEVSRFYMPLISPDGTELTIDEATGGGPCGDGWEGSAH
- a CDS encoding helix-turn-helix domain-containing protein, translated to MAKQTDAVSVARRTARVLTGRLDGDDTYRTVRLRGTTDWLLLATVAGGGRLRVTGQRDIRTGPDQITVVEPYVPHDYGTDPAAGRWTLRWAHLEPRPDWLPLLDWPSVAPGIRQLPIEHAVRDRVVANLDRATVAARSGLPQSPQFAMNAVEEVLLWCDTQNPRRPVLDPRLLAVLEYAGDHLDRPHTVASLARIGGLSATRLAHLAGDQLGTSLMAHIQRQRMDLARQLLIMTDLPIAEVAGRVGYDDPLYFSRRFRIATSTSPSAFRSASR
- a CDS encoding PPOX class F420-dependent oxidoreductase: MPKPPIPAEIEKFLAQPNPAIIATVRPDGQPVTVATWYGYEGGRILVNMDAGRKRLEYLRNDPRVSLTVLADSWYEHVSLQGRVVEIVDDTELAGIDRLSRAYSGNPYPNRDRPRVDAWIEIDRWHGWGEFATS
- the prfB gene encoding peptide chain release factor 2, which produces MATDFSALWTELDRALTSIESVTDPEAKQAEIAELEKEVARPDLWDDQENAQRVTSRLSSLQGDVERVSKLRSRLDDVQVLVELAESEGDADSLAEAETEFANLRKAIDSLEVRTLLSGEYDQRDALVTIRSEAGGVDAADFAAMLLRMYLRWAERHHYGAEVYDTSYAEEAGIKSATFTVKAPYAYGTLSVEQGTHRLVRISPFDNQGRRQTSFAGVEVLPVTEQADHIDIPEADIRIDVFRSSGPGGQSVNTTDSAVRITHLPTGIVVSCQNEKSQLQNKAAALQVLQSRLLERARKEREAELNALKGDGGNSWGAQMRSYVLHPYQMVKDLRTNYETSNPDAVFDGEIDDFLDAGVRWRRTEEAAV
- a CDS encoding sulfite exporter TauE/SafE family protein gives rise to the protein MGVDRGIRPKLGGTATSDMGDEALVGFFDPGLLLGGLGVGVIVGLTGMGGGALMTPMLVFLFKIDPLVAIASDLVTSLFMKPAGAIVHLRRRTVNLRLVLWLCVGSVPAAFGGVFALKALHLGTRTDAVLSTALGIALLVAAAGLIYRAWRQLVINESALGEGRPVGGAAPPIVIRPVPIVILGAVAGLFVGLTSVGSGSIIVVALLLMFPALKASQLVGTDLVQAVPLVAAAATAHAINGDADFGIAISLLIGAIPGAFIGAQISSRAPGGIIRRALAVLLVCSGIKMLGAPSPAVLIAAVVMLVAGNLAWVWVRRRSHRRAAERRTSRPAEGNVAGPLGGTRPATSTHPESRTANSLSGDTSGSDQSPR